A part of Vulcanisaeta moutnovskia 768-28 genomic DNA contains:
- the ilvB gene encoding biosynthetic-type acetolactate synthase large subunit, producing MPRAIDLLVMEMKSMGVNEIFGIIGGQIMPFFDALYNSGIKVYMFRHEQGAIHAADAYGRVTRKPMIVVVTSGPGATNLVTGLANAMMDSSPLIAITGQVPTIFFGRDAFQETDIVGATMPITKHTFMIKRPEDLVPAYRAAYEIAIDRRPGPVLIDAPRDVQLSETKSEITRDIHIAKKILPEPDPSLISYAIKLLLNAERPVMLVGGGVCWSGATNEVLILAELLGMPIVTTLLGKNCVPSNHPLVMGTPGMHGRLEADAALINADVVLAVGTRFSDRTVGNFNEFRRGRRIIHIDIDPSEIGKNVKPEVGIVGDAKTVLSAMINLVPKALEQSHEAFIRWLRSIKESYEEYRNKVPFSGFAPWRVLKVLREVMPPHAITTTGVGSHQMWCELHWDVYVPGTFITSAGLGTMGFGIPAALGAKIAKPDVPVLDIDGDGSFQMTMQNLALIREYNLPIIITIFDNSTLMLVRHWQAMLYSKRIIAVDFNVNPDFMKIAEAYGIDGVRPSNYDELRMSVSRAVRNNEPLIVDVTIDRERDFVLPFVPSGKWLEEVIMPEGFHVDLRYRGD from the coding sequence ATGCCTAGAGCTATTGATTTACTTGTTATGGAGATGAAGAGTATGGGCGTTAATGAGATCTTCGGAATAATTGGTGGCCAAATAATGCCATTCTTCGACGCCCTTTATAACTCGGGGATTAAGGTTTACATGTTTAGGCATGAGCAGGGTGCTATACACGCCGCTGATGCCTATGGTAGGGTGACTAGGAAGCCCATGATCGTTGTCGTGACCTCTGGGCCTGGCGCCACGAATTTGGTCACGGGGCTTGCTAATGCCATGATGGACTCATCGCCATTAATAGCCATAACTGGTCAGGTACCCACGATATTCTTTGGTAGGGATGCCTTTCAGGAAACGGACATAGTTGGTGCTACAATGCCCATAACGAAGCACACATTCATGATTAAGAGACCCGAGGACTTAGTCCCAGCCTACAGGGCCGCGTATGAAATTGCTATCGATAGAAGACCAGGCCCTGTGCTAATAGATGCGCCTAGGGACGTCCAATTATCCGAGACTAAGAGTGAAATCACTAGGGATATTCATATTGCCAAGAAGATACTGCCTGAACCAGACCCATCACTTATTTCCTACGCCATTAAACTACTCCTAAATGCTGAAAGGCCTGTAATGCTTGTTGGCGGTGGTGTGTGTTGGAGTGGTGCGACTAATGAGGTACTAATCCTCGCCGAGTTGTTGGGTATGCCCATAGTGACGACACTGCTTGGTAAAAACTGCGTACCAAGTAATCACCCATTGGTTATGGGGACACCTGGAATGCATGGTAGGCTTGAGGCTGATGCGGCCTTAATCAACGCCGATGTAGTACTGGCTGTGGGCACTAGGTTCAGTGATAGGACTGTGGGAAACTTTAATGAGTTTAGGAGGGGTAGGAGGATCATACACATAGACATTGATCCAAGCGAGATTGGTAAGAACGTGAAGCCTGAGGTGGGTATTGTTGGGGATGCTAAGACTGTGCTCTCAGCGATGATAAACCTAGTACCAAAGGCCCTAGAGCAGAGTCATGAGGCATTCATAAGGTGGCTAAGGAGTATTAAGGAGAGCTATGAGGAGTATAGGAATAAGGTACCATTCAGCGGATTCGCGCCTTGGAGAGTCCTAAAGGTACTTAGGGAGGTCATGCCACCGCATGCCATAACCACTACTGGTGTTGGTAGCCACCAGATGTGGTGTGAGCTTCATTGGGACGTTTATGTACCAGGCACATTCATAACCAGCGCCGGCCTTGGTACTATGGGCTTCGGAATACCGGCGGCACTTGGCGCGAAGATAGCTAAGCCAGATGTTCCTGTGCTTGATATTGATGGTGATGGCTCCTTCCAAATGACGATGCAGAACCTGGCCCTTATCCGTGAATACAACCTACCAATAATAATCACGATATTCGACAACTCAACACTGATGCTCGTTAGGCATTGGCAAGCCATGCTGTACAGTAAGAGGATAATTGCCGTGGACTTCAACGTGAACCCGGACTTCATGAAAATCGCTGAGGCATACGGTATTGATGGCGTGAGACCCAGTAATTACGATGAGTTGAGGATGTCGGTCTCAAGGGCCGTTAGGAATAATGAGCCCTTGATAGTGGATGTTACGATAGATAGGGAGAGAGATTTCGTGCTACCGTTCGTGCCGTCTGGCAAGTGGCTTGAGGAGGTCATAATGCCCGAGGGATTCCATGTGGACCTTAGGTACAGAGGTGATTAG
- a CDS encoding ACT domain-containing protein — MSYSNFSIEFTIINDVNPLDAVVRAMNVLRRGKVTIRHITVDMSDSAIRVSVKASGEEDEVRWICNKLDKLYDIVNVKYMPEEVQPNKVVIRNG; from the coding sequence ATGAGTTATAGCAACTTCTCAATAGAATTCACGATAATTAATGATGTTAACCCATTGGATGCTGTGGTTAGAGCCATGAACGTACTCAGGAGAGGTAAGGTCACTATTAGGCACATAACCGTGGATATGAGCGATTCGGCGATAAGGGTTTCGGTAAAGGCGTCCGGTGAGGAGGACGAAGTTAGGTGGATTTGTAATAAGCTTGATAAACTTTACGATATAGTAAATGTTAAATATATGCCCGAAGAAGTACAGCCGAATAAGGTGGTAATAAGAAATGGCTAA
- the ilvC gene encoding ketol-acid reductoisomerase → MAKIYKDKDVDLSILSKKVVAVLGYGIQGRAWALNMRDSGVKIIIGVRPGKSFDLARQEGFEVYSVSEAVKRADIIAVLLPDMTQPSVWSAEIAPNLRRDMNVIFAHGFNIRFGLIKPPNDVDVVLIAPKAPGKAVRDEFVRGWGVPALVAVHQDFTGNALKTALAVAKANGFTRVGVIETTFAEETETDLIGEQNVLVGGLLQLLKYGFEVMVELGYQPEVAYFEAINEAKLIMDLIWERGLTGMLLGVSETARYGGLTVGPFVINEDVKRRMREAAERVRNGEFAREWVNENQRGALKLRELLKQVQNSQVERIGEELRMMMRSG, encoded by the coding sequence ATGGCTAAAATATACAAAGATAAGGATGTGGATCTATCGATATTAAGTAAAAAGGTCGTTGCTGTGCTAGGTTACGGCATTCAGGGCAGAGCCTGGGCGCTAAATATGAGAGATAGCGGTGTTAAGATTATTATTGGCGTCAGACCTGGTAAGAGCTTTGATTTGGCCAGGCAGGAGGGTTTCGAGGTATATTCCGTGAGTGAGGCCGTGAAGAGGGCCGATATAATCGCCGTACTGCTTCCAGACATGACGCAACCAAGTGTTTGGTCTGCTGAAATAGCACCGAACCTTAGGAGAGACATGAATGTGATCTTCGCCCACGGTTTCAACATAAGGTTCGGACTAATAAAACCACCTAACGATGTCGACGTAGTTCTAATAGCACCTAAGGCTCCTGGTAAGGCCGTTAGAGATGAATTCGTTAGAGGTTGGGGTGTCCCTGCCCTGGTGGCTGTTCACCAAGACTTTACTGGCAATGCGCTTAAGACAGCCCTTGCTGTGGCTAAGGCTAATGGGTTCACGAGGGTTGGTGTTATTGAGACTACCTTCGCAGAGGAGACGGAGACTGACCTGATTGGCGAGCAGAATGTGTTGGTTGGCGGATTACTGCAATTGCTTAAATACGGTTTTGAGGTTATGGTGGAACTTGGTTACCAACCTGAGGTTGCCTACTTCGAGGCAATAAACGAGGCTAAGTTAATAATGGACTTAATATGGGAACGCGGACTGACCGGCATGCTGCTTGGTGTTAGTGAGACGGCTAGGTATGGTGGATTAACAGTTGGTCCCTTCGTGATTAATGAGGATGTTAAGAGGAGGATGAGGGAGGCTGCCGAGAGGGTTAGGAATGGAGAGTTTGCAAGGGAGTGGGTTAATGAGAACCAGAGGGGTGCGCTTAAATTGAGAGAACTCCTTAAGCAGGTGCAGAATAGTCAGGTGGAGAGGATTGGTGAGGAGTTGAGGATGATGATGCGTAGCGGTTAA
- a CDS encoding 3-isopropylmalate dehydratase large subunit, with product MPQTLTEKILTRASGRPISPGDIVEVNVDLAAFHDLTGYHVIEVMEKMGKVRIWDLDKFVLAFDHLAPPPTERAAEIQVGLRKLAKSLNVKYFHDVGDGILHQLLLEKYALPGQVVMAADSHTTTAGAVGAFAQGLGASDIAAIVITGKTWLMIPEPFKIRLMGRLNPGVYGKDVALHILREFKAEGLSGKSVEFYVDDPSAFPMDYRATVSNMGTEMGADAAMFIPDQETINYIRNTRNLDVKPVTPDLGAKYMDEYDIELSRLEPLVAAPHSVDNVKSISEVEGLDVDYVFIGSCTNGRLSDIEAAAKILKRGKAKARCIAIPASRDVFERALELGYIDILVKAGCVVTYGTCGPCIGGHFGLVGPGEVAVSTSNRNFIGRMGSKEGKVYLANAAVAAATALEGKLADPRKYPS from the coding sequence ATGCCCCAAACACTCACTGAGAAAATACTAACTAGGGCTTCGGGCAGGCCAATAAGCCCTGGCGATATTGTTGAGGTCAATGTTGACCTAGCGGCATTTCATGATTTGACGGGTTACCACGTGATTGAGGTTATGGAGAAGATGGGTAAGGTCAGGATCTGGGACCTTGACAAATTCGTCTTGGCCTTCGACCATTTAGCACCACCACCGACGGAGAGGGCTGCCGAGATTCAGGTTGGGCTTAGGAAGCTTGCTAAATCGTTAAATGTTAAGTACTTCCATGATGTTGGTGATGGAATACTACACCAACTACTCCTTGAGAAGTACGCATTGCCTGGGCAGGTTGTGATGGCCGCAGATAGCCACACAACGACCGCCGGTGCCGTGGGCGCTTTCGCGCAGGGTCTTGGCGCAAGCGATATAGCCGCTATAGTAATCACTGGAAAGACTTGGCTCATGATTCCTGAGCCCTTCAAGATAAGGCTAATGGGTAGGCTAAACCCTGGAGTTTATGGAAAGGATGTGGCACTACACATACTCCGTGAGTTTAAGGCAGAGGGCCTTAGTGGCAAGTCCGTTGAGTTCTACGTTGATGACCCGAGCGCATTCCCAATGGATTATAGGGCCACAGTATCAAACATGGGGACGGAAATGGGCGCCGATGCAGCTATGTTTATTCCTGATCAGGAAACCATAAATTACATACGTAATACTAGGAATCTCGATGTAAAGCCAGTAACGCCTGACCTAGGGGCCAAGTACATGGATGAGTACGATATAGAATTAAGTAGGCTTGAACCCCTTGTGGCTGCACCCCACAGTGTTGATAATGTTAAGTCGATAAGCGAGGTTGAGGGCTTAGATGTTGATTACGTGTTCATAGGCTCATGCACCAACGGCAGGCTAAGCGATATTGAAGCCGCGGCAAAGATATTAAAGAGAGGTAAGGCTAAGGCTAGGTGCATAGCCATACCAGCCTCCAGGGACGTGTTTGAGAGGGCTCTTGAACTTGGTTACATAGATATACTCGTGAAGGCCGGCTGTGTTGTTACCTACGGAACCTGCGGACCATGCATTGGCGGGCACTTTGGGCTTGTTGGTCCAGGCGAAGTGGCAGTCTCAACAAGCAATAGGAATTTTATTGGTAGGATGGGTTCAAAGGAGGGTAAGGTTTACCTGGCGAATGCCGCCGTGGCTGCAGCGACAGCACTTGAAGGTAAACTCGCTGATCCAAGGAAATATCCTTCATAA
- a CDS encoding 3-isopropylmalate dehydratase small subunit: MSSLVIEGPVIKVGDNIDTDVIIPARYLVYTDPAILAKHAMEPLDPHFYENASRGVVLVAGRAFGMGSSREQAAIALKAAGVRAVLAESFARIFYRNAINNGLPVLVVPNVSREVNEGDFVKVNVSTGEVIVNNGQKVLRAKPITGMALEILISGGLLEYVKSRFNL; encoded by the coding sequence ATGTCCTCATTAGTCATAGAGGGTCCAGTGATTAAGGTTGGTGATAATATAGACACTGACGTAATAATACCAGCCAGGTACTTGGTATATACGGATCCAGCCATATTGGCTAAGCACGCTATGGAGCCTCTTGACCCCCACTTCTACGAGAATGCCAGTAGGGGTGTGGTTTTAGTGGCTGGGAGGGCCTTTGGTATGGGTTCAAGCCGTGAGCAGGCGGCAATCGCGTTAAAGGCGGCTGGCGTTAGGGCTGTGCTTGCAGAGTCCTTTGCCAGGATATTCTATAGGAATGCCATAAACAATGGATTACCGGTCCTAGTGGTTCCTAATGTGAGTAGGGAGGTTAACGAGGGCGATTTCGTGAAGGTGAATGTTAGTACTGGTGAGGTCATTGTAAATAACGGTCAAAAGGTTCTGAGAGCCAAGCCAATAACTGGAATGGCGCTTGAAATACTAATCAGCGGTGGTTTACTTGAATACGTTAAGTCACGCTTCAACTTATAG
- the cimA gene encoding citramalate synthase, producing MEVLDTTLRDGSQGTGISFTLNDKVRIAMLLDELGVDYIEGGWPGSNPKDAEFFKAIKNYSLNHAKIAAFGMTKRKGVSAKDDTNLLAILNADVGVAVVVGKSWILHVREVLRVSPEDNLDMVYDNVEYLKDHGLGVIFDAEHFYQGFREDPDYALRVVKTAEEAGADVIVLADTNGAMLPMDVYEITSKVVERVRVRVGVHMHNDSGCAVANTLMGVLAGARHVQGTINGIGERTGNADLIQVLPNLVLKMGFKALKGVESLRRMREVSHFVYEAAGLQPNPYQPYVGDYAFSHKAGLHVDGVSKITKAYEHIDPELVGNARRFVVSELAGTSNLLIYLKDLGISVGKDDPRLRRALERIKAMENEGYSFDLAPASAILVVLRELGLAKDFLSVDYWKVFGEHNLNVAVVKVNGELSVAEGVGPVHAVDLAIRNVASRIYPELNSVRLTDYRVVLPGEVKSTESVVRVLMEFTDGRRVWKTMGVSTSIIAASVKALLDGLNYILIINNNEIGKSINNK from the coding sequence ATAGAGGTTCTCGATACAACACTCCGTGATGGAAGTCAAGGAACCGGAATATCCTTCACGCTAAATGACAAGGTCAGAATCGCGATGCTTCTTGATGAGTTAGGTGTGGATTACATAGAGGGTGGTTGGCCTGGTAGTAACCCTAAGGATGCCGAGTTCTTCAAAGCCATTAAAAATTACTCCCTAAATCATGCCAAGATTGCTGCCTTTGGGATGACTAAGAGGAAGGGGGTCAGTGCCAAGGATGATACTAACTTACTAGCCATACTAAATGCCGATGTTGGTGTTGCGGTTGTTGTCGGTAAGTCCTGGATACTTCACGTTAGGGAGGTCCTTAGGGTTAGCCCTGAGGATAACCTGGACATGGTTTATGATAACGTTGAATACCTCAAGGATCACGGGCTAGGGGTTATATTCGATGCGGAGCACTTTTATCAGGGATTTAGGGAGGACCCTGACTATGCGCTTAGGGTTGTTAAGACGGCTGAGGAGGCAGGTGCTGATGTTATTGTTCTTGCGGATACTAACGGGGCTATGCTTCCCATGGATGTTTATGAAATAACGTCTAAGGTGGTCGAGAGGGTTAGGGTGAGGGTTGGGGTTCATATGCATAATGATTCGGGTTGTGCTGTGGCTAATACGTTAATGGGTGTCTTGGCAGGGGCTAGGCATGTGCAGGGTACTATAAATGGTATTGGGGAGAGGACGGGAAATGCCGACCTAATTCAGGTACTTCCTAACCTAGTGCTTAAGATGGGGTTCAAGGCCTTAAAGGGTGTGGAGAGTCTTAGGAGGATGAGGGAGGTATCGCACTTTGTCTATGAGGCGGCAGGTCTTCAACCAAATCCGTATCAGCCCTATGTCGGTGACTATGCATTTTCCCATAAGGCTGGGCTTCATGTTGATGGGGTTTCAAAAATAACCAAGGCCTACGAACACATAGACCCAGAGCTCGTGGGTAATGCCAGGAGGTTCGTAGTTTCAGAGCTGGCAGGTACGTCAAACCTCCTTATTTACCTTAAGGATTTGGGAATTAGTGTCGGTAAGGACGACCCAAGGCTTAGGAGGGCCCTGGAGAGAATAAAGGCTATGGAGAATGAGGGTTATAGCTTCGACCTCGCACCAGCATCTGCCATACTCGTAGTACTAAGAGAACTAGGTCTTGCTAAGGACTTCCTGAGCGTTGATTATTGGAAGGTCTTTGGCGAGCACAATCTTAATGTTGCTGTGGTTAAGGTTAATGGTGAACTCAGTGTGGCTGAAGGCGTTGGTCCTGTCCATGCGGTTGACCTGGCCATAAGGAATGTTGCCTCGAGGATATACCCAGAACTGAATAGTGTTAGGTTGACTGATTACCGCGTCGTACTTCCGGGTGAGGTTAAGAGTACGGAGAGTGTTGTTCGTGTTCTAATGGAGTTCACTGATGGGAGGAGGGTGTGGAAAACAATGGGTGTCTCCACAAGCATAATTGCCGCAAGTGTAAAGGCCTTGTTGGATGGCCTTAATTATATCCTCATTATTAATAATAATGAAATTGGTAAGAGCATTAATAATAAATAG
- a CDS encoding amino acid kinase family protein, with protein sequence MGGSLLTRKSVLNTISRVVERDFHGNKLILVVSAMKGITDLLIKALDEHDPRLIDEAVQMYIDEAIDLGLDRLARFLELVGEDLRRFVSVGEPWVKDHVIIHGELLSTLLVSEVLSEVIGVNAKAIYEPGIVTNQEWGNASVIDELSLKNVRERYVRLLSKYDIIVTPGFLGISMDGRYTSLGRGGSDYTASLIASYLNASRLTFYTDSGGVLSGDPKIVEDPILIKEISYEEAHAASRVGAKKFHPKTFEPLMKSRVLTLITSPQLDSGTYITNNCIRVPKVVSVGRINQGLYRVSIVGCGISLNNEVIKDLSEIISSHGINGVVNDDVHVISMLVNDGDNAIDLTRDVHRWVRKWIG encoded by the coding sequence GTGGGTGGTTCATTACTGACTAGAAAATCTGTCCTTAACACAATAAGTAGGGTTGTTGAGAGGGATTTTCACGGTAATAAGCTTATTCTTGTGGTTTCCGCAATGAAGGGCATTACGGACCTGCTAATTAAGGCGCTTGATGAGCACGATCCACGGTTAATAGATGAGGCAGTCCAAATGTATATAGATGAGGCTATTGACCTAGGGCTTGATAGGCTCGCTAGGTTCCTGGAACTCGTTGGTGAGGATTTACGTAGGTTCGTTAGTGTGGGTGAACCGTGGGTTAAGGATCACGTGATCATCCATGGTGAATTACTATCAACATTGTTAGTTAGCGAAGTATTAAGTGAGGTAATTGGTGTTAATGCCAAGGCCATCTACGAACCCGGCATAGTGACAAATCAGGAGTGGGGTAATGCCTCGGTAATTGATGAATTAAGCCTTAAAAATGTTCGTGAAAGGTACGTGAGACTTTTAAGTAAGTACGACATTATAGTTACCCCTGGTTTCCTCGGTATATCCATGGATGGTAGATATACATCACTGGGTAGGGGTGGTAGTGACTATACGGCCTCATTAATCGCCAGTTACCTAAATGCCTCGAGACTAACGTTTTATACGGACAGTGGTGGTGTGCTGAGTGGTGATCCTAAGATAGTTGAGGATCCAATACTCATTAAGGAGATTAGTTATGAGGAGGCTCATGCGGCGTCCAGGGTTGGTGCAAAGAAGTTCCATCCAAAGACCTTCGAACCACTTATGAAGAGTAGGGTCCTCACGTTAATAACAAGCCCCCAACTCGACTCTGGCACGTACATCACGAACAACTGTATTAGGGTACCTAAGGTCGTGAGCGTTGGTAGAATTAACCAAGGCTTGTATAGGGTTTCTATTGTTGGTTGTGGCATATCGCTGAATAATGAGGTTATAAAGGATTTAAGTGAGATTATATCTTCACATGGTATAAATGGTGTCGTTAACGATGACGTACATGTAATATCTATGCTTGTAAATGATGGGGACAACGCAATAGATCTCACCAGGGATGTGCATAGGTGGGTGAGAAAATGGATAGGGTGA
- the asd gene encoding aspartate-semialdehyde dehydrogenase has protein sequence MDRVKVSILGSTGLVGQWMVKLLANHSFIEVIKLSASPGKVGRKYGEVVHWFLPGDVPEYARDLVLVSTDPSDHKDVDVVLSALPNDVANAVESKLLASGLNVISNASPERMNPRVPLINPEVNWNHLTVLREVKGNWLVKNPNCTAAIISMPLKPINELIRELHIVTLQSVSGAGYLGISYLAIDGNVIPFIKGEEEKIDAEINKMLGNQYVDHYVPWGKNVYVTTTRVPVKYGHMAVIHAVLNDSIDQKQIIERLRGFRSFPQEQELPTAPREPIKVLDRVDAPQPMRDLDPMAVSVGRVLVRNNILRMVVLGDNLVRGAAGITILTLETMKALKIL, from the coding sequence ATGGATAGGGTGAAGGTTTCCATACTCGGTTCTACGGGCCTTGTTGGGCAATGGATGGTTAAGTTATTGGCTAATCACTCATTCATAGAAGTTATCAAGCTATCGGCATCCCCAGGTAAGGTTGGTCGAAAATATGGGGAGGTTGTTCATTGGTTCCTGCCGGGCGATGTCCCTGAATACGCCAGAGACCTGGTGCTGGTGTCTACGGATCCGTCGGACCATAAGGACGTGGATGTTGTCCTGTCGGCGCTACCCAACGATGTTGCCAATGCTGTTGAGAGTAAATTACTTGCCTCTGGCCTTAACGTGATCTCCAACGCATCGCCGGAGAGGATGAATCCTAGGGTGCCTTTGATAAACCCTGAGGTTAATTGGAACCACCTAACGGTGCTTAGGGAGGTTAAGGGTAATTGGCTTGTGAAGAATCCTAATTGTACGGCGGCCATAATATCAATGCCACTAAAGCCCATTAATGAATTGATTAGGGAGCTCCATATAGTCACTCTTCAGTCAGTCTCTGGTGCAGGTTACCTTGGCATCTCGTACCTCGCCATTGATGGTAATGTAATACCGTTCATAAAAGGTGAGGAGGAGAAGATAGATGCCGAGATTAATAAGATGCTTGGGAACCAATACGTGGATCACTACGTGCCCTGGGGCAAAAACGTGTATGTGACGACAACGAGAGTTCCCGTTAAGTACGGCCACATGGCAGTAATACACGCAGTACTTAATGATAGTATTGATCAGAAACAAATAATCGAGAGACTGAGGGGCTTTAGGTCATTCCCGCAGGAGCAGGAGTTACCGACGGCGCCTCGGGAACCCATAAAGGTTCTCGATAGGGTGGATGCACCACAGCCAATGAGGGATTTAGACCCTATGGCTGTTAGTGTTGGTAGGGTTCTCGTTAGAAACAATATACTTAGAATGGTTGTCTTAGGGGATAATCTGGTCCGCGGTGCTGCAGGCATTACAATACTTACCCTTGAAACGATGAAGGCGCTAAAAATATTATAA
- a CDS encoding homoserine dehydrogenase, with the protein MRGVRILIIGFGNVGQAFYELLNTKRDLLSFDITIGEIIDRSRGYIINPGPDILKDVAKGRLIGRKVDIDEIPRLITESNADIVCEFTDLNVKSRGEPAFTYLSTAIRSGKHVITTNKGPIAFHYDELMELSRKYNRLVRFKGTVMAGTPSFNILKLLPGAHVEYFMGILNGTTNFILSRMYEEGLSFNEALKLAQQLGYAEADPSLDIDSIDAALKVVILSRVIGWGHRFENVEVEGIRDIDIRRYGDKVIKLVAYADKGKAYVKPTPLDKNDVLAHVSRNLNALRFKLDTLSELLIIGPGAGKFETAQAVLTDLVDIVNSIRLS; encoded by the coding sequence ATGAGAGGCGTTAGGATCTTAATCATTGGTTTTGGAAATGTTGGACAGGCATTCTATGAACTTCTCAATACTAAGAGGGATTTACTCAGTTTCGATATTACCATCGGTGAGATAATCGATAGGAGTCGCGGCTACATAATTAACCCAGGCCCTGACATCCTCAAGGATGTCGCTAAGGGTAGATTAATAGGGCGTAAGGTGGATATTGACGAGATACCTAGGCTGATAACGGAAAGTAATGCAGATATAGTGTGTGAGTTTACAGATCTGAATGTTAAATCTAGGGGTGAGCCAGCCTTTACATACTTGTCAACGGCTATTAGGAGTGGTAAGCATGTGATCACGACCAATAAGGGGCCAATAGCCTTTCACTACGATGAGTTAATGGAATTAAGTAGAAAGTATAATAGGTTGGTTAGGTTTAAGGGCACTGTCATGGCTGGAACACCATCCTTCAACATACTTAAACTGCTACCTGGTGCTCACGTTGAGTACTTCATGGGTATCCTGAATGGAACCACGAACTTCATACTAAGTAGGATGTATGAGGAGGGCTTATCATTCAACGAAGCCCTCAAGCTCGCCCAGCAGCTGGGTTATGCCGAGGCTGACCCATCTCTGGACATTGATAGTATTGATGCCGCGCTTAAGGTTGTCATTCTCTCTAGGGTTATTGGTTGGGGACATAGGTTTGAGAATGTGGAGGTTGAGGGTATTAGGGACATTGACATTAGGAGGTATGGTGATAAGGTGATTAAGTTGGTAGCCTATGCAGACAAGGGTAAAGCCTACGTAAAGCCCACACCACTTGACAAGAATGATGTCCTTGCCCATGTATCACGTAATCTTAACGCGTTGAGGTTTAAGCTAGACACGTTAAGTGAATTGCTCATTATTGGGCCTGGGGCTGGTAAGTTCGAGACAGCACAGGCGGTACTTACGGACCTAGTAGACATAGTTAATTCCATAAGGCTTAGTTAA
- the thrC gene encoding threonine synthase, with amino-acid sequence MQLKPLGKYVLKCPRCGYEVEPSPYIMRCPRCGELLDASIITEKIRIKWGELRGRGVWRYRDLLPELKNVITMSEGSTPLIRLRAYPNAYVKFEGANPTGSFKDRGMTVGVSLASSLGVRGIIVASTGNTAASAAAYSARAGIECMVVLPKGGVAKGKLGQALLHGARIVEVPGTFDNALEYVLSTVLESGSAGNASYYPLNSINQWRLEGQKTIAYEIVEEVGVPDYVFVPVGNGGNIYAIWKGFGELMELNIIDKMPKMIGVQASGAAPLVKYWRGLGEARVDKPSTVASAIRIGKPINWYRAYRAVKYSNGFFIDASDDEILMTQRVLGREGVGVEPASAASLAGYMKALREGVIDPSDNVVLIATGHALKDPDALLRDSVHTVSISSIDELKALIMGRSIIDV; translated from the coding sequence ATGCAATTAAAGCCGTTGGGTAAATACGTCCTTAAATGCCCAAGATGTGGTTATGAGGTTGAGCCTAGCCCATACATAATGAGGTGCCCACGGTGTGGTGAATTACTTGATGCATCGATTATTACTGAGAAAATTAGGATTAAGTGGGGTGAGTTACGTGGTAGGGGTGTTTGGAGGTATAGGGATTTACTCCCTGAGCTCAAAAATGTAATCACCATGAGTGAGGGGTCAACGCCACTAATTAGGCTTAGGGCTTATCCCAATGCCTATGTTAAGTTTGAGGGCGCCAACCCAACTGGGTCCTTTAAGGATAGGGGTATGACTGTCGGTGTTTCATTAGCCTCATCATTGGGTGTTAGGGGTATTATAGTTGCGTCCACTGGCAATACCGCGGCCTCAGCCGCAGCCTACTCTGCAAGGGCCGGTATTGAGTGCATGGTTGTCCTGCCAAAGGGTGGTGTTGCTAAGGGCAAACTCGGCCAAGCATTACTACATGGCGCAAGGATTGTGGAGGTGCCTGGAACATTTGATAATGCGTTAGAGTATGTCCTAAGCACTGTTCTGGAAAGTGGTAGTGCAGGTAATGCCAGTTATTATCCGCTTAATTCTATAAATCAGTGGAGGTTGGAGGGCCAGAAGACGATTGCTTATGAAATTGTTGAGGAGGTCGGTGTGCCTGACTACGTGTTTGTCCCTGTGGGTAATGGCGGGAATATTTATGCTATTTGGAAGGGGTTTGGGGAATTGATGGAGCTCAATATAATAGACAAAATGCCAAAAATGATTGGTGTACAAGCCTCAGGAGCCGCACCATTGGTCAAGTATTGGAGAGGCTTAGGTGAGGCTAGAGTTGATAAGCCAAGTACTGTGGCGTCCGCCATAAGGATTGGTAAGCCAATTAATTGGTATAGGGCCTATAGGGCTGTTAAGTACAGTAATGGCTTCTTTATCGATGCTTCCGACGATGAGATATTAATGACACAGAGAGTGCTTGGTAGGGAGGGAGTTGGTGTTGAACCGGCTAGTGCGGCATCGTTGGCTGGTTATATGAAGGCTTTAAGGGAGGGTGTGATCGATCCTAGTGATAATGTTGTTTTAATAGCCACAGGACATGCACTTAAGGATCCAGATGCGTTATTGAGGGATAGTGTTCACACGGTCAGTATATCATCAATTGACGAGCTCAAAGCACTAATCATGGGTAGATCAATCATTGATGTTTAG